One part of the Bacillus rossius redtenbacheri isolate Brsri chromosome 18, Brsri_v3, whole genome shotgun sequence genome encodes these proteins:
- the LOC134541369 gene encoding proteoglycan 4-like: MEATPSAAVTRDTGEGEWQTVPDKRLKRHHEAMDGQDEGPPPPAPAAATTQPAQAATKPGKSQIKPLYTIVDATHNYPAIYRALKGSLQDKFTVYNRGRDQLQIQTASVPEYQTAIRALKAIGAQFSVLLQKDEIPGSPQGDPNRIRAATPSQSAAGAAARTALPTARTGAIGNMFAAQTAKGSMQQTTGAARCTRLSRAATSHRKHDASESDSRSSTCAKIGVLQQRRKHRPSHKAPQASDQTTRDSNPGPPEPPRHRPWGPPAPPHLGQYFPQTAQNRFAPLAQEPTYRETEWPVYANDYRPRRQHHGQPVPHFKKHPSGHKNGKGASRQPRNTPAPPAPQTPAKTRNEPQKAPPAQPQQASPAPADTMAVDATPGTSMAPQPTPAPTPKQPVLEDFLQVLEKSETFKSDPNLAATIMPMCQLMAIWCNPQTELPDKIQATMGFVKLVTARLNGSK, translated from the exons ATGGAGGCAACACCATCAGCGGCCGTAACGAGAGACACTGGCGAAGGTGAGTGGCAGACAGTGCCGGACAAGCGCCTCAAGAGGCACCACGAGGCAATGGACGGCCAGGACGAGGGCCCTCCGCCCCCTGCGCCCGCGGCAGCGACCACCCAGCCCGCACAGGCAGCGACCAAACCTGGCAAAAGCCAAATAAAACCGCTGTACACGATTGTGGACGCCACCCACAACTACCCGGCAATCTACCGCGCCTTGAAGGGGTCCCTTCAGGACAAGTTCACGGTGTACAACCGTGGCCGCGACCAGCTCCAGATCCAGACCGCGAGCGTGCCCGAGTACCAAACCGCGATTAGGGCCCTTAAGGCCATCGGTGCCCAGTTCTCCGTCCTGCTGCAAAAGGACGAGATACCGGGGAGTCCACAGGGAGACCCCAACAGAATTC GGGCTGCAACTCCAAGCCAGTCTGCCGCTGGTGCAGCGGCCcgcaccgcgctcccgactgcccgcACGGGGGCCATCGGGAATATGTTCGCTGCGCAAACTGCAAAGGGCAGCATGCAGCAAACTACCGGGGCTGCCCGGTGTACAAGGCTGAGTCGCGCCGCCACCTCCCACCGCAAACACGACGCGAGCGAGAGCGACAGTCGAAGTTCGACATGCGCGAAAATCGGCGTGCTGCAGCAGCGCCGCAAACACCGCCCCAGCCACAAGGCCCCTCAGGCCAGCGACCAGACAACCCGCGACAGCAACCCGGGCCCACCGGAACCACCCAGGCACCGCCCCTGGGGCCCCCCAGCGCCCCCTCACCTGGGGCAATACTTCCCGCAAACAGCGCAAAATAGGTTTGCGCCCCTCGCGCAGGAGCCGACCTACCGCGAAACCGAATGGCCAGTCTATGCGAATGACTACCGGCCTCGCCGACAACACCATGGCCAGCCCGTGCCACACTTCAAGAAGCACCCgagcggccacaaaaatggcaaggGTGCCTCACGTCAGCCGCGCAACACACCTGCGCCTCCCGCACCGCAGACACCGGCCAAAACGCGCAACGAGCCGCAGAAGGCCCCTCCTGCTCAGCCGCAGCAGGCctcacctgcacctgccgacacaATGGCAGTCGACGCCACCCCTGGGACGTCAATGGCACCCCAGCCCACCCCCGCGCCCACACCAAAACAACCAGTGCTGGAGGACTTCCTGCAGGTCTTGGAGAAATCTGAGACCTTCAAGTCAGACCCCAACCTGGCAGCGACCATCATgccaatgtgccaactcatggccatatgGTGCAATCCGCAAACGGAGCTGCCAGATAAAATACAGGCCACAATGGGCTTCGTAAAGCTCGTGACTGCTCGCCTCAATGGCAGCAAATAA